TTTCCAGAGCAAAATAAAGCCACGTGCCTGGCCGTCTTTCTTGTCTAGCCCAAAGCATCAACGGACAAGCACTGGCGGACGAAAGggaatttttcattttgctcTCTCTAGCCACACTGACGTGCATCCAGGGAAGTCTTGTATTATAACACATTTGCAGACGAGTTAAAATGGCTGATCAGATCTGGGCAATGTGCTTGAACGTTAATATAGAACGATATCGCACGATTTCGTCTAGCAGAGACAAGGTACGTCTGCTTAATAAGATTCATGCATTGACTACTTAAACAATATCACCACACATCAAGACGCAGTCGAAACATGAAATTCTTGATTTTCCGGTTTgaaggtggaaaaaaaaatgttcatgggTGGTCCAAATATCGACAGCTTCTTGTTTTCCGGGTGAGTGACTTGCCTTCCATGATTGCTCTCCAATTTTACACCAGTGCTACATATGAAAAAGCAATCCGACCACTATTAGTATTTTGGAAACAAGTTTGATCCTGATGAATTATGAAGATAAGTGAGCCTACCGGGAACTATGCATATATTTTCTAGTAGCTCTTGatatattttctctttgttcatAATAACCGCAGGACGCTagagttactcaaacactcttcTAGTCTAAATCCATGCACAGCGCTTCTAGACTGCTTCGCATTTCACGCACGGAGGACCTGCCCAGGATGTAATTGTCCCGAATATCCCTCTGCCCCCATCCAGAATACTCGGATGCACCGACTTGGGAAGACAAAATCTTGGGATTACATTTATATGCCCCATTATCAGGAGTCCAACTTTGGATCGGTCGAAGATTGTTGGAAagtataaaatttattttggaagaaGGAATACATTTAGACTTGTTGACATTTGATATTGATGATTGAAGGGGATTTGAGGTGCTTTCAACCGACTCCAATCGTGTGAACAAGAAGAATTCAAGCAGCAgccaaaattgttttttttttgttttgataattgaggtttcccacgtgcaatggacCAGCAGCCAAAATCGTTGATTAGTGCAAAGTTTTGAAAAGTTAAGTTTTGTCTTGGGTTGGATAAAGTGTCAACAAAATTCTCCCCCACATGAAGTTTGCGCCAGCATCTCCCCGATTCACATTTAAAGGCGGCAAGTCGTGGATGAAGTGAAGAGCAGTTCAAACTTTTTCTGTTCCTTGGCGGCGGAGATTTTTCCAACGTGCTGCAAATTGATGTATTAAAAAATTGGACAGCTCATGTTCACTTTAAAGTTGGCAAGGAGGGGGGAGTCCTTTGGGCGCGAGGGTCGTTTGTACCAAACAAGCTTATAGTCAAGCTTGTAATTGTGTGTAAAAGTCTTAgcaaaaggctattttgaataTTACTCTCATACTTGCACACTTATGCATATAGCCCCTTTTTTGGAAAGGAAACTTCCAGCTACACTTTCCTTATATATACTTTCTTCGTGGCCTTCCAGATCATGAAAGAAGTGTCCGTATTCTACTTGGGTCAATTTCGATCATCTACGAATATTCCaatttccacttcaatcttGTGTATAAGTTAtcaaaatttctgattttttgctcCGAGCTCAAACTCGAGGCACATTCTAACATCCATAGATAGTTGAATGGCGGATAAATTAGCCAATCCGATGAGAACAACCCTCTTGAACGACAAAATAGAGTGGTATCCTGTGAGTTCACCGGAGTGGCCAGGTACGTTGCGATGCTCGAGTCAAGACGTACATTGTTGTGCGCTGTTGAGCGCTCACACATTGACACTTGTATTATGAATCAAAGACGAATATCTATGACGCGGTTTCTCATTTTGAAGGTGATGTACGCTTGTACAAGGTGGAAAAGATGTTGTTCCACGGGAAATCCAAATATCAGGAGCTTGTTGTTTTTCAGGTGACTTCTTACCTTCCATGATCGTTCTCCATCCAATTTTACACGCCAGAATTACATATGACAATGGACATTATCCATGTTCTCAAACCGCATCAAGAATGATCACATCATAAGTTCCTTCAGGGACAACCTTGGAGAAAGCAAAACTCCTGCATTGTTGGAGTTAAGAGTAAGCTAACTGAATAATCTCTGCAAATTTAATAGTCAGCGAAGCATGGGAAGGTGGCAATTCTCGATGGTCAGATTCAACTGACCGAGAAGGAGGAGTTTGCTTACCAGGAGATGCTCGCACATCTCCCACTCTGCTCAATCCCGAACCCTAAAAAGgtgtttctctctttttatttctttcaacttctttcatctttttgaTGTTTTCGATGTTGTTAAAGCGCACACTCATCTTTTATAGGTGCTGCTTGTTGGTGGGGGAGATGGAGGCATTCTGAGGGAAATATCACGTCACCTGTCCGTGGAACAGATCGATATATGTGAAATTGACCAAATGGTGATTGATGTAAGCAAAAATTAGACTACAAAAACCTTCCTACATTTCCGGCTTGAGCCTCTCATTGTTCATCAAATTCTAGCTAAGGCTCAGGAGGATCATAGCTTGTCCATATACTTCTTATGTCGCGTGGTAGGTGTACAAGCAATTCTTCCCAGAAATAGCAGTTGGGTATGAGGATCCGCGAGTGAAAGTGTACATTGACGATGGTacattgtgtttttttttttttttcctatagtCCTTACACACGGATGATTGTGGATAGGTGGAGAGAGATTATTTAATTAGCGTACTTTCATTTCAACATTGCAGGAGTGGCATTCATGAAGGCTGTTCCTGAAGGAACTTATGATGTGATCATTTTGGATGCCTTTGAGAGCATTGGTAATGTCGAGTGGCTATAGCCTCCCCCCGTCCTCTTTGAAATTTAGTGTATCTCCGGTCAATTTAAGGGTtagtatcacgaaaaatttcaaattagtatctatgtgataaatttagctaaaattatttttttacttcaaaaaatCCGAAACCAgtgcacatgtgataaatttaccctaaattattttttcaaccactaaaaatctcaaatcgatacatttgtgataattttactccaaataaaatttgtttgaccaccaaaaatcctaaactaatacgcatgtgataaatttaccctccattattttttgttaaattaaattaataccgCAAAAGAActtaaattgatatacctaCGACAAACAGAAGTTAAAGACCCCAAATGTGTACACCAggcaattgtcacgtgtcatccaacgtagtaatttgacattaaaatttaacaaaagctAACATAATGtaattttatcacaaatgtGCCAATATGGGGTAAATTTTGTCAAGGATGTACCAGATTGGGTTTTTGGTAGtcagaaaaatagtttggagtaaatttatcacaagtgtatcgatttgggattttccACCATATTAACCCTAAGTTTAAATAAATCATTCTTTCTAGGCATAATAACAGGAAATCTCATAGGGTAGGTCAAATCTACTTGTTTCCAATATTTCGCAACATTCAGACACCCCCAAGAAAAGGAGTACGAGCTAAttatgtgggaaaaaaaaattcagggactatTGGACTTGAACTCGCAAATAAAGAGTTCCTAGAATCGGTAGCTCGGGCGCTCCGTCCCGGAGGCGTCATGTCCACTCCAGCAGACAGTTTTTGGCTTGAGGACTTCACGGTGGAAGACACCGTTGCCCAATGCCGCCCAATCTTCACGGGCTCAGTAAGATACGCTTGGGCTGCAATTCCTTCGTACTCAAGGTATCGAAAGCCATAACTTTCTTATCGTATTTATGCAatctcccttcttcttttctttcgttAAGTTTATGACGAGGAGAACGAATGCTCCACTCTCTTTCGTTAGCGGGACCATTGGATTTGTGCTCTGCTCCACCGACGGGCCGGCAGTTGACTTCCAGAAACCTGTCAATCCGCTGGATACGGAGAGCAATGGAGTGGCTAAAGGCCCACCAAAGTTGTACAACCCTGAGGTAAAAGGGAATGTTGCACATCATGTGAACTCAAAGAAGTTTGATGTCTTATTAAAGCGAACCTATTTGCCTTCTGTGCCAGATCCATGCTGCTGCTTTCTGTCTGCCATCTTTTGTGAAGGAGGTGGTCGGCGCCAGATCCTGATAAACTGATATGTTTCTCAGCGTAACGGGGTTAAAGATGGATGGAAGTCACTAGGGCAAACTcgtctttatttttcttttgagttaatgcaatgaa
This genomic interval from Rhodamnia argentea isolate NSW1041297 chromosome 4, ASM2092103v1, whole genome shotgun sequence contains the following:
- the LOC115740943 gene encoding spermidine synthase 2-like, with translation MADKLANPMRTTLLNDKIEWYPVSSPEWPGDVRLYKVEKMLFHGKSKYQELVVFQSAKHGKVAILDGQIQLTEKEEFAYQEMLAHLPLCSIPNPKKVLLVGGGDGGILREISRHLSVEQIDICEIDQMVIDVYKQFFPEIAVGYEDPRVKVYIDDGVAFMKAVPEGTYDVIILDAFESIGTIGLELANKEFLESVARALRPGGVMSTPADSFWLEDFTVEDTVAQCRPIFTGSVRYAWAAIPSYSSGTIGFVLCSTDGPAVDFQKPVNPLDTESNGVAKGPPKLYNPEIHAAAFCLPSFVKEVVGARS